TCCGCTGTCATCGCGTTCCACAGGACCGGAATCAATCCCAGTTCGCGAGCAATCCGCAGCGTCACCGGCCGTCGTGATCCAAATGGTGGCCGAAAGAATCGAATTGGCGCTCCAATCGTCTGCTCGAGTTCGGATTTGGTCCGCGTCAGCTCTTCGCGCGTTTGCATCTTGCCCGTACGGGCCAGATGAGGGTGGGTCCAGGTGTGATTGCCAATCACGTGACCTGCGTCATGCATCTCGCGAACCAGCGAACGCTGGTCGATCGCATATTTTCCGAGCAGGAAGAATGTGGCGCGGACATTGTGCCGGGCAAGCGCCTCAAGCAAGATCGGCGTCCAGCGCGGATTCGGGCCGTCGTCGAAGGTAAGAGCAATCTCGCCGGGACCGTCTTCAGGATTGCGAGGGGCCGTAAGCGTGGCTCCGAAGATCCGCGAACTGGGCCAGTTCGCGGCGTAGGCCCACCCGCCCACGACAAGCCCTGCGACCACTGCAGAGCCAACTCTAGCCTCAACCAAATCGAGCGGGGCGACCACGGTCAATTTACCTTTGATTTCATATGGTTGTCTCAGTCCCTGAGACTATTGTCGTCCGTTCTCTTTGCATTCGCCAAGTCTCCGGGCGTACACTCTGATTGGTTCGGACCGTATCCTGAGTAAACGGAGCGGCACTGGAGATAAAATGAGCCTTACCAATTTCCCCGAAGAGGGCAGAACTGCTGCCGCTCCTACTTCCCAAATGACAACTAAGGTTACAATGCCAGCGCTGGCCGGAATGAAGCGCCAGGGCAAACCCATCACCGCGCTCACGGCGTACGACTATGCTACGTCGCGCCTCGTGGACGAGTCCGGAATCGACATGATTCTGGTCGGCGATTCGCTGGCCATGGTGGTGCTCGGACACGACAACACGCTGGCTGTCACCGTAGATGAGATGCTGCACCACACGCGGGCCGTCCGTCGTGCAGTGCGCCGCGCACTGGTTGTAGCGGATATGCCCTTCGGCAGCTATCACGGGAAGATCTCCGAGGGCGTTGGCAATGCGGTACGCTTCGTCAAGGAAGCAGGAGCCGAAGCGGTCAAGATCGAAGGGCCACGCACAGAGTTGGTGCGGGCGCTCACCGACGCCGAGATTCCCGTAGTCGGGCATCTTGGCCTCACTCCGCAAAGCGTGCATCGAATGGGCGGCTATCGCGTCCAGGCCAAGACCACCGAGACCGTTTCGCAGCTTCGTGCCGATGCCGTAGCGCTGGCGGAAGCGGGCGCAGGAGCGATTGTGCTGGAAGGAGTTCCGCGCGAAGTCGCCTCGGCGGTTACAGCAGATCTGGCGATTCCGACGATTGGCATCGGCGCCGGTCCGGAATGCGACGGACAGATTCTCGTCTTCCACGACATTTTGAACATGACCTTCGCGCCTCATGCGAAGTTTGTCCGTCAATACGCCGACGCCGCCGCACTGATTCGCGATGCGGTGGAGCGTTATCGCGAAGATGTCGAGCATCGCGCGTTTCCTACGGACGAAGAGAGCTACCACCTCCCTGCCGCAGTTCGCGAAGCCGTCCAGGCCGCTGAAGCCGCTGAGACATTGGAACTGCCTGCCGCCGCTGGAATTCATCGGGTCTAGCCGCGAATGCAAATAATCCAAACAGTAGCCGAACTGCGCGCGTGGTCGCGCGAATTTCATCGATCTGGAAAAACAGTCGGCCTCGTGCCGACCATGGGAGCTCTGCACGAAGGACATTTGTCTCTCGTGCGCACGGCGAAAGCTGCCTGCGATGGCGTGGCTGTAAGCATCTTCGTGAACCCAACCCAGTTTGGGCCGAATGAAGACTTCGCCCTGTATCCGCGCACCTTCGACGCAGATTGCACACTCCTCAAAGCAGAAGGTGTAAACGCGGTTTTCGCGCCGGCGCCCGAGGAGATTTACCAGTCCGGCGCCAGTACCTTTGTCGAGGTTGCCGGGCTCAGCGACCGTCTGGATGGAGCATCAAGGCCGGGCCATTTTCGCGGCGTGGCTACGGTCGTGGCCAAGCTGCTGATTGCCGCAGAGCCGGGTCGTGCCTTCTTCGGGCAAAAAGACGCTGCGCAAGTTGCCGTGTTGCGGCGGATGACAGCCGACCTCGGTCTGCCCGTGGAACTCGTCATCTGCCCGATTGTGCGGGAGCGCGACGGGCTGGCAATGAGCTCGCGGAACCGCTATTTGAGCGCTGCAGAGCGAAGACAAGCATTGGTTCTGCATCGCGCTCTGAATGCCGTTGATGCGCTGGTCGCCACGGGAGAGCGTTCCTCAGAAGCATTGATCGCCGCCGCCCATGCGAATTTTGCCACGGAGCCGTCAGTCCGGGTTGATTACATCGCCGCTGTCGATTGGGCCACGCTTGAGCCTGTCCAGGAAGCCCGACCCGGAACACTGATCGCTGTTGCCGCCTTTGTTGGGACGACACGGCTGATCGATAACCTCGTCGTCGAATAGTCAGGCCCTCCAGGTCTCTAAATCGAGACCTGGAGTCGAAACCTGACGCAGTCTGAGCCTTATCGCGAACCGGGTAACCGCTTAGTGCGGGCCTTCTTTTTCAGGCTTCGCGACGAACGGTTCGGGGCCTAGATGTCCGCGATGGCAGGTGCCACAAGTGACAGGATCGCCAGAACTGTCGATTTTCGCGATATAGCTGGCGTTGATCTCTTCCACCATCTTGTACATCTTGCGCGCGGTCTGCTTCTCTTCCTTCGAGTCGTCGGCAAAGTTGAGGCGCGGCTTGCCATTGGGGCCAAGGTTCTTCGGATCGACGGCATGGCAGGTCTTGCAGCCGGTACCCAGTTCGCCTTCCCACTTTTCCATGATCTCGTGGACCTGCGGCCCCGTGAGGTCTTTGGGCAGGACTTTGAGATTGGTAGGGGCGGGCATCTCATGCTTCGGCGCGGTGTCGGGCTGGTTCTGGGGTGGTGGCGGGATCGGATTCTGGGCTGCAAATAC
This portion of the Acidicapsa acidisoli genome encodes:
- a CDS encoding polysaccharide deacetylase family protein, with translation MVAPLDLVEARVGSAVVAGLVVGGWAYAANWPSSRIFGATLTAPRNPEDGPGEIALTFDDGPNPRWTPILLEALARHNVRATFFLLGKYAIDQRSLVREMHDAGHVIGNHTWTHPHLARTGKMQTREELTRTKSELEQTIGAPIRFFRPPFGSRRPVTLRIARELGLIPVLWNAMTADWDATEAGQVTPRLSGLVERNQKRGYATNIVLHDGSHRTLEVNRSASVAAAGQLVERFGTTHRFVTIDVWETGI
- the panB gene encoding 3-methyl-2-oxobutanoate hydroxymethyltransferase, translated to MSLTNFPEEGRTAAAPTSQMTTKVTMPALAGMKRQGKPITALTAYDYATSRLVDESGIDMILVGDSLAMVVLGHDNTLAVTVDEMLHHTRAVRRAVRRALVVADMPFGSYHGKISEGVGNAVRFVKEAGAEAVKIEGPRTELVRALTDAEIPVVGHLGLTPQSVHRMGGYRVQAKTTETVSQLRADAVALAEAGAGAIVLEGVPREVASAVTADLAIPTIGIGAGPECDGQILVFHDILNMTFAPHAKFVRQYADAAALIRDAVERYREDVEHRAFPTDEESYHLPAAVREAVQAAEAAETLELPAAAGIHRV
- the panC gene encoding pantoate--beta-alanine ligase, with product MQIIQTVAELRAWSREFHRSGKTVGLVPTMGALHEGHLSLVRTAKAACDGVAVSIFVNPTQFGPNEDFALYPRTFDADCTLLKAEGVNAVFAPAPEEIYQSGASTFVEVAGLSDRLDGASRPGHFRGVATVVAKLLIAAEPGRAFFGQKDAAQVAVLRRMTADLGLPVELVICPIVRERDGLAMSSRNRYLSAAERRQALVLHRALNAVDALVATGERSSEALIAAAHANFATEPSVRVDYIAAVDWATLEPVQEARPGTLIAVAAFVGTTRLIDNLVVE
- a CDS encoding c-type cytochrome — protein: MKSSRFMQAAVLTFAVAAVSLLAGRSQVFAAQNPIPPPPQNQPDTAPKHEMPAPTNLKVLPKDLTGPQVHEIMEKWEGELGTGCKTCHAVDPKNLGPNGKPRLNFADDSKEEKQTARKMYKMVEEINASYIAKIDSSGDPVTCGTCHRGHLGPEPFVAKPEKEGPH